The following are from one region of the Halarcobacter sp. genome:
- a CDS encoding MFS transporter, translated as MFEQNKFSIMAISSLFFAITFLAIGYGMILTFIGVYLKEQGINDIAIAIINASFFLGAVCSSIFSQSIISAVGHIRSFATFAAIMVISFLLHSVFFNEYLWAVLRAISGFSFYSLLIILESWLNEKSTQDSRGKVLAVYTIIFYLSTALGQLFLNVDENFKQSIFTIGSVLILFSILFISLTKIKEPTLKPFERFSIPKVYSVVPLATTSSFLGGFIVGSFFTMAPVYILTKFNSIEIVSYFMSIAILGGLVSQWPVGILSDKFGRRKLISWVAAITSITSILFLFTQGNITYIYICAFLLGLTIFTIYPLSVARANDVLDEDSDLLEISRTLLFTYGIGSFIGPLVIGILLKYYEYSMFVIYFAIGIYLTFYALSKKRIADDERSTFVNIPVTSGPELTMLDPRIDEEEVVVSNNN; from the coding sequence ATGTTCGAACAAAACAAATTCTCTATTATGGCAATATCTTCCCTATTTTTTGCAATAACTTTTTTAGCAATTGGTTATGGTATGATTTTAACATTTATTGGTGTATATTTAAAAGAACAAGGTATAAATGATATAGCAATTGCTATTATTAATGCTTCATTCTTTTTAGGTGCGGTATGCTCTTCAATATTTAGTCAAAGTATTATTTCAGCAGTTGGGCATATTAGAAGTTTTGCAACATTTGCAGCTATCATGGTTATCTCATTTTTATTACACTCTGTATTTTTCAATGAATATTTATGGGCTGTACTTAGAGCAATTTCTGGTTTTTCATTTTATAGTTTATTAATTATTTTAGAAAGTTGGCTAAATGAAAAGAGTACTCAAGATTCAAGAGGAAAAGTATTAGCAGTTTATACAATTATATTTTACTTGTCAACTGCCTTAGGACAACTATTTTTAAATGTTGATGAAAACTTTAAACAATCTATTTTTACTATAGGTTCAGTGCTTATACTTTTTTCTATTCTTTTTATCTCTTTAACAAAAATTAAAGAACCAACATTAAAACCTTTTGAAAGATTTTCTATTCCCAAAGTATATTCAGTTGTTCCTCTTGCTACAACTTCTAGTTTTTTAGGAGGATTTATTGTAGGTTCATTTTTTACTATGGCACCAGTGTATATTCTTACAAAGTTTAATTCTATTGAGATAGTTTCTTATTTTATGTCAATTGCTATTCTTGGTGGGCTTGTATCACAATGGCCAGTTGGAATATTATCAGACAAGTTTGGTAGAAGAAAACTTATATCATGGGTAGCAGCCATAACTTCAATAACTTCTATTTTATTTTTATTTACTCAAGGTAATATTACATATATTTACATTTGCGCATTTTTATTAGGTCTTACAATCTTTACAATCTATCCTTTAAGTGTTGCAAGAGCAAATGACGTTTTAGATGAAGATAGTGACTTACTTGAGATTAGTAGAACACTTCTATTCACATATGGAATTGGTTCTTTTATAGGACCACTTGTAATTGGTATATTATTAAAATATTATGAATACTCTATGTTTGTAATCTACTTTGCAATTGGTATTTATTTAACATTTTATGCCTTATCTAAGAAAAGAATCGCCGATGATGAAAGAAGTACTTTCGTTAATATCCCAGTAACTTCTGGTCCTGAATTAACAATGTTAGATCCAAGAATTGATGAAGAGGAAGTAGTAGTAAGTAATAATAACTAA
- a CDS encoding ABC transporter ATP-binding protein, whose amino-acid sequence MVGVSIKDFSISFGNTKILEDISFDVLQGEIVTILGPSGCGKSTILRSIASLQDEYSGEILINDHCLLKDGRRECHKDIGYIFQDYALFPHLNVRENIEFALYRLKALEKQKRVDSLLKQFDLVEHRNKQIHELSGGQQQRVSIARVLAYEPKVILLDEPFSNLDSILRNKTKIWLKKLIKDMGLSAILVTHDQKEALSMSDKIAIIHNKKIEQYGTPQELFNNPSSLYVANFLNKINQLPKALAESFGVSIDENSVPIISIDKIEVSSKETEIKGLIQDISFCGDYYELEIILEDFDSVEILVKTTKAMFDNNQTECFLNINKEDIKVVRKTV is encoded by the coding sequence ATGGTTGGAGTTAGTATAAAAGACTTTTCAATCTCTTTTGGAAATACGAAGATTTTAGAAGATATCTCTTTTGATGTGTTACAAGGTGAAATTGTAACTATTTTAGGACCTAGTGGTTGTGGTAAGAGTACTATTTTAAGAAGTATTGCTTCTTTACAAGATGAATATAGTGGAGAGATTCTTATAAATGACCATTGTTTACTAAAAGATGGAAGAAGAGAGTGTCACAAAGATATTGGTTATATTTTCCAAGACTATGCACTTTTCCCCCATTTAAATGTAAGAGAGAATATTGAGTTTGCTTTATATAGATTAAAAGCATTAGAAAAACAAAAAAGAGTAGATAGTTTATTAAAGCAGTTTGACTTAGTTGAACATAGAAATAAACAAATCCATGAGTTAAGTGGTGGACAACAACAAAGGGTTTCTATAGCAAGAGTTTTAGCTTATGAACCAAAAGTTATCCTACTTGATGAACCTTTTTCAAACCTTGATTCTATACTTAGAAATAAAACAAAAATCTGGTTAAAAAAACTTATAAAAGATATGGGATTAAGTGCAATACTTGTAACCCATGATCAAAAAGAAGCTTTAAGTATGTCAGATAAAATAGCTATAATCCATAATAAAAAGATTGAGCAATATGGAACACCTCAAGAGTTGTTCAATAATCCAAGTTCTCTATATGTTGCAAACTTTTTAAATAAAATAAATCAGCTTCCAAAAGCATTAGCAGAATCTTTTGGAGTTTCTATTGATGAAAATAGCGTTCCTATTATCTCAATAGATAAAATTGAAGTAAGTAGTAAAGAAACTGAAATTAAAGGGCTTATTCAAGATATCTCATTTTGTGGAGATTATTATGAGTTGGAAATTATTTTAGAAGATTTTGACAGCGTTGAAATTTTGGTTAAGACAACAAAAGCAATGTTTGATAATAATCAAACAGAATGCTTTTTAAATATAAATAAAGAGGATATCAAAGTAGTAAGAAAAACTGTTTAG
- a CDS encoding iron ABC transporter permease, with protein MKIFNKLTISSVLLTLLVSIPALILISHIFAKSENWQHLVDTVLFTYIYNSLYIMFGVALLTSIMGFSTAYITTFYKFKGSKFFHYALILPFAIPTYIMSYIYGGMFDITGSVTTFILDIMGKSLDEVNFFDIMSIEGAIIIMSLVLYPYVYLISKTYLKAESSSIIDASRTMGLSNFQIFYKVIIPISRPAIIAGVILAVMEAVADFGVMDYYGVPTFVTGIFRTWLGMGSVEDASKLASMLMLFIFLLIFIERFQRRNKQYKSSGKDFKPIIKQKLSGVKELLAILACFIPFFFGFLLPFTQMSYWFYISYEDIIDDDFLRILLQTLSLGVFTSILITILAFIITYNVRVHKSKIAEYLVQIVKLGYSIPGAVVAVGILSFFSVIDKGLDILLSGTIVAIIFGYVVRFLAISINNYESGFSKIPKTYDDACKTMQIGGFQTFFKMIFPLLRSSILVSIIIVFIEVMKELPLTMILRPFNFDTLPVLSYELVNQSQIIESSVPAMFIVLFGIISVLILAKKMVKD; from the coding sequence TTGAAGATATTTAACAAACTAACAATAAGTAGTGTTCTTTTAACACTACTTGTTTCAATTCCAGCACTAATACTTATCTCTCATATTTTTGCAAAAAGTGAAAATTGGCAACACTTAGTTGATACAGTACTATTTACATATATTTACAACTCTTTATATATAATGTTTGGGGTTGCATTATTAACAAGTATTATGGGTTTTTCAACTGCATATATTACCACTTTTTATAAATTCAAAGGCTCAAAGTTTTTTCACTATGCCTTAATCTTACCTTTTGCAATACCAACATATATTATGTCATATATTTATGGAGGGATGTTTGATATCACAGGAAGTGTTACTACTTTTATCTTAGATATTATGGGTAAAAGCTTAGATGAAGTAAACTTCTTTGATATTATGTCAATAGAGGGTGCAATAATCATCATGTCTTTGGTTCTTTACCCTTATGTATATTTAATCTCTAAAACATATTTAAAAGCAGAGTCTTCATCTATTATTGATGCCTCAAGAACAATGGGTTTATCAAATTTCCAGATTTTTTATAAAGTTATTATTCCAATTTCAAGACCAGCAATTATTGCAGGGGTAATTTTAGCTGTAATGGAAGCTGTGGCTGATTTTGGTGTAATGGATTATTATGGAGTACCAACTTTTGTTACTGGTATTTTTAGAACTTGGCTTGGAATGGGTAGCGTTGAAGATGCTTCAAAATTAGCTTCTATGCTTATGCTTTTTATATTTTTACTTATATTTATTGAGAGATTTCAAAGAAGAAATAAACAATATAAAAGTAGTGGAAAAGATTTTAAACCAATTATAAAACAAAAACTAAGTGGTGTAAAAGAATTACTTGCAATATTAGCTTGTTTTATTCCATTCTTTTTTGGATTTTTACTTCCATTTACACAAATGAGTTATTGGTTTTACATCTCTTATGAAGATATTATAGATGATGATTTTCTTAGAATTTTACTTCAAACTTTATCTTTAGGGGTATTTACTTCTATACTTATTACAATATTGGCTTTTATTATTACATATAATGTAAGAGTTCACAAAAGCAAAATTGCAGAATATTTAGTACAAATTGTAAAACTTGGTTATTCAATTCCAGGAGCTGTTGTTGCAGTTGGAATATTAAGCTTTTTTAGTGTGATTGATAAAGGGCTTGATATACTTTTAAGTGGAACTATTGTTGCTATTATATTTGGTTATGTGGTTAGATTTTTAGCGATTTCAATTAATAATTATGAGTCAGGTTTTAGTAAAATTCCTAAAACTTATGATGATGCTTGTAAAACTATGCAAATTGGAGGTTTTCAAACCTTCTTTAAGATGATTTTTCCACTTCTAAGAAGTTCAATATTAGTAAGTATTATTATAGTGTTTATTGAGGTTATGAAAGAGTTACCTCTTACTATGATTTTAAGACCTTTTAATTTTGATACACTTCCAGTTTTATCTTATGAGTTGGTAAATCAATCACAAATTATAGAATCAAGTGTTCCAGCTATGTTTATAGTTTTATTTGGGATTATTTCAGTCTTGATTTTAGCAAAAAAAATGGTTAAGGATTAG
- a CDS encoding Fe(3+) ABC transporter substrate-binding protein, translating to MIKKILLGALLLSTSIFAASEVNVYSHRHYDTDKQLFKMFEEKTGIKVNVVKADANALIKRLTSEGDKSPADVLITVDAGRLYQAKKLNLLQSISSDYLIKNIPENLRDEDNEWFALTKRVRAFVIPKDSDLENKLKTYEDLVKPEFKRMIMVRSSSHIYNQSMLAAVIAHHGEEYALKWAKGVVKNMKRRPRGDDRYQVKAVGNGIGKIGIVNTYYVGQMTGSKDLSEQEAVSNVKVIFPTFENGGTHINVSGVGVTKYAPHKENAVKFIEFLASPEAQKLFANDNFEYPVVKGMNLNPIVEAWGTYNDDKISINTLGEYNALAVKIFDEAGWR from the coding sequence ATGATAAAGAAAATATTATTAGGTGCACTCTTATTATCAACTTCAATTTTTGCAGCATCAGAAGTAAATGTATATTCTCATAGACATTATGATACAGATAAACAATTATTTAAAATGTTTGAAGAGAAAACAGGAATAAAAGTAAATGTAGTAAAAGCAGATGCTAATGCATTAATAAAAAGATTAACAAGTGAAGGTGACAAATCTCCAGCTGATGTTTTAATAACAGTTGACGCAGGAAGATTATATCAAGCAAAAAAATTAAATCTACTTCAATCAATTAGTTCAGACTACTTAATAAAAAATATCCCAGAAAACCTTAGAGATGAAGATAATGAATGGTTTGCTCTTACAAAAAGAGTTAGAGCTTTTGTAATACCAAAAGATAGTGACTTAGAAAATAAACTTAAAACTTATGAAGATTTAGTTAAACCAGAATTTAAAAGAATGATCATGGTTAGATCTTCAAGTCACATCTATAATCAATCAATGCTTGCAGCAGTTATTGCTCACCATGGAGAAGAGTATGCTTTAAAATGGGCAAAAGGTGTTGTAAAAAATATGAAAAGAAGACCTAGAGGTGATGATAGATATCAAGTAAAAGCTGTAGGTAATGGAATAGGTAAAATTGGTATTGTAAATACATATTATGTGGGTCAAATGACTGGTTCAAAAGATCTATCAGAACAAGAAGCTGTATCAAATGTAAAGGTTATATTTCCTACATTTGAAAATGGTGGAACACATATAAATGTAAGTGGTGTAGGGGTAACAAAATATGCTCCACACAAAGAAAATGCAGTTAAATTTATAGAATTTTTAGCAAGTCCTGAGGCTCAAAAATTATTTGCAAATGATAATTTTGAGTATCCAGTTGTAAAGGGTATGAATCTAAATCCAATTGTTGAAGCTTGGGGAACATATAATGATGATAAAATCTCTATAAATACTTTAGGTGAATACAATGCACTGGCAGTTAAAATTTTTGATGAAGCTGGATGGAGATAA
- a CDS encoding Fe(3+) ABC transporter substrate-binding protein, whose protein sequence is MFGKLILGSAILSCSLFGANEVNIYSTRHYDTDKKLFKMFEEKTGIKVNVVKAKASALINRIKNEGKKSPADILITADAARLYKAKTDGIFQAINSDILLKNIPAELRDEDNQWFGLTKRSRVAVYKIGSGIEKELSTYEALADPKFKGMIMVRSSNNAYNQSLLAAIIAHHGEEYALKWAKGIVANMAMKPKGNDRYQVKSIANGIGKVAIANTYYIGKMVDNKDKSQAEAVKKVKIFFPKFENGGTHINISGGGVVKTAPNKENAIKFLEYMASAEAQKLFAQGNFEYPVLKGVKTSDLVSSWGTFKADNISINTLGKNNAQAVKIFDLAGWK, encoded by the coding sequence ATGTTTGGAAAATTAATTTTAGGAAGTGCAATATTATCATGTTCACTTTTTGGTGCAAATGAGGTAAATATTTATTCTACAAGGCATTACGATACAGATAAAAAGCTGTTCAAAATGTTTGAAGAGAAAACGGGCATAAAAGTAAATGTTGTTAAAGCAAAGGCTTCTGCTTTAATTAATAGAATTAAAAATGAAGGTAAGAAATCTCCTGCTGATATTTTAATAACTGCTGATGCAGCAAGATTATATAAAGCTAAGACTGACGGAATTTTTCAAGCAATCAATTCAGATATTTTACTAAAGAATATTCCAGCTGAGTTAAGAGATGAAGATAATCAATGGTTTGGATTAACAAAAAGGTCAAGAGTTGCAGTTTATAAAATTGGTTCGGGAATAGAAAAAGAGTTATCAACTTATGAAGCTTTAGCTGATCCTAAATTCAAAGGTATGATTATGGTTAGATCATCAAATAATGCATATAATCAATCTTTATTAGCTGCAATCATTGCACATCATGGAGAAGAGTATGCTTTAAAATGGGCAAAAGGAATAGTAGCAAATATGGCTATGAAACCAAAAGGAAATGATAGATATCAAGTTAAATCTATAGCAAATGGGATAGGGAAAGTTGCAATTGCTAATACATATTATATTGGTAAAATGGTAGATAACAAAGATAAGTCACAAGCAGAGGCAGTAAAAAAAGTTAAAATTTTCTTCCCTAAATTTGAAAATGGTGGAACACATATTAATATTTCTGGTGGAGGAGTTGTTAAAACTGCACCAAATAAAGAAAATGCTATTAAATTTTTAGAATATATGGCATCAGCAGAAGCACAAAAACTATTTGCACAAGGAAATTTTGAGTATCCAGTATTAAAAGGTGTTAAAACCTCTGATTTAGTATCATCTTGGGGAACATTTAAAGCGGATAATATCTCAATCAATACTTTAGGTAAAAATAATGCCCAAGCTGTGAAAATATTTGATTTAGCTGGGTGGAAATAA
- the rpsR gene encoding 30S ribosomal protein S18, with translation MAERRKYGKKYCKYTEMKIDFIDYKNVDLLKISMSERGKIMPRRLTGNSKNSQEMVEKAIKRARHMALVPYIVDTQNVTDAAYVK, from the coding sequence ATGGCAGAAAGAAGAAAATACGGAAAAAAATATTGTAAATATACAGAGATGAAAATTGATTTCATTGATTACAAAAATGTAGATTTACTAAAAATATCTATGAGTGAAAGAGGTAAAATTATGCCTAGAAGACTTACAGGTAACTCTAAAAACTCACAAGAGATGGTAGAAAAAGCGATTAAAAGAGCAAGACACATGGCATTAGTTCCATATATTGTTGACACTCAAAACGTAACTGACGCAGCATACGTTAAATAA
- a CDS encoding single-stranded DNA-binding protein has translation MYNKVVMVGNLTRDIELRYMPNGSALAKSAIATSHRYKTNTGEQKEEVCFLDFNIFGRSAEVANQYLRKGSKVLLEGRLVFEQWTAQDGSNRSRHALRVDTMKMLDTKADSQNMSDNQGSYNQQNSYNQQGSQYNNQQQVPQQNNMGQNNYGGMNNSGSHQMPEQRIPEINIDDDEIPF, from the coding sequence ATGTATAACAAAGTAGTAATGGTAGGAAACTTAACAAGAGATATTGAGCTTAGATATATGCCTAATGGTTCTGCATTAGCTAAATCAGCAATAGCTACAAGTCATAGATATAAGACTAATACTGGAGAGCAAAAAGAAGAAGTTTGCTTTTTAGATTTCAATATTTTTGGAAGAAGTGCCGAAGTTGCTAACCAATATTTAAGAAAAGGTTCTAAAGTTTTATTGGAAGGAAGATTAGTATTTGAACAATGGACTGCACAAGATGGTTCTAACAGAAGTAGACATGCTCTTAGAGTTGATACAATGAAAATGTTAGATACAAAAGCGGATTCACAAAATATGTCGGATAACCAAGGTTCTTATAACCAACAAAACAGTTATAACCAACAAGGTTCACAATACAATAATCAACAACAAGTTCCTCAACAAAATAATATGGGTCAAAATAATTATGGTGGTATGAATAACTCAGGTTCACATCAAATGCCTGAGCAAAGAATACCTGAAATCAATATTGATGATGATGAAATACCTTTCTAG
- the rpsF gene encoding 30S ribosomal protein S6, with amino-acid sequence MSRIKHYETMFILKPTLTEEETKAQIDLVKATIEKNGGEISSCDDMGTRQLAYEIQKNKRGYYFVIYFKGSTEGILEIERNYRINENIMRFIFIKYESKKEIAAWTKMSEEAAKKAN; translated from the coding sequence ATGTCAAGAATCAAACATTATGAAACAATGTTTATTTTGAAGCCAACTCTTACTGAAGAAGAAACTAAGGCTCAAATCGATTTAGTTAAAGCTACAATCGAAAAAAATGGTGGTGAAATTTCATCTTGTGACGACATGGGAACAAGACAACTAGCTTATGAAATTCAAAAAAACAAAAGAGGTTACTATTTCGTAATTTACTTCAAAGGTTCAACTGAAGGAATCTTAGAAATAGAAAGAAACTATAGAATCAACGAAAATATTATGAGATTTATTTTCATTAAATATGAAAGTAAAAAAGAGATCGCTGCATGGACAAAAATGAGCGAAGAGGCAGCTAAAAAAGCTAACTAA
- the holA gene encoding DNA polymerase III subunit delta: MYKNEFDNLLNQNKIFSAYMFYGQSTFLIDYYTSLVANRLGSPDEIEKIYFDDFDFKYAKDKLLQSSLFASNNILIIKLEKKLNKKEVTTLIEACNTNPDSKVIFACMDDSEFKTMGGYFTQKLNAVSVRMFSPFPNEAIRLIENHAKQLNMKYEMSALNNLYFMHRQDLSLCMNDLKKLAILDATITPDLVYKHCFGIGAVNFEDFLHNLIASQDISLDLETLLEEGINEIYLLNQVTSFVQQLFMISSYIRVFGSANAKEILGFVPPKNVWEKKSRLAMNIKPEKFSEIIDYLLEVELELKSSKISNQNLYLQACLRKISVLIR, from the coding sequence ATGTATAAAAACGAATTCGATAACTTATTAAATCAAAACAAAATTTTTAGTGCTTATATGTTTTATGGGCAATCTACTTTTTTGATTGACTACTATACTAGTCTTGTTGCAAATAGATTAGGTAGTCCAGATGAGATAGAAAAAATCTATTTTGATGATTTTGATTTTAAATATGCAAAAGATAAACTACTTCAGTCATCACTTTTTGCTTCAAACAATATTTTGATTATAAAATTAGAAAAGAAACTAAATAAAAAAGAGGTTACAACTTTAATAGAAGCTTGTAATACTAATCCTGATTCAAAAGTTATCTTTGCTTGTATGGATGATAGTGAATTTAAAACTATGGGTGGTTATTTTACTCAAAAACTAAATGCTGTTAGTGTACGTATGTTTTCACCATTTCCAAATGAAGCAATTAGACTTATTGAAAATCATGCAAAACAGTTAAATATGAAATATGAGATGTCTGCATTAAATAATCTATATTTTATGCATAGACAAGATTTATCTTTATGTATGAATGACTTAAAAAAACTTGCAATTTTAGATGCGACTATCACCCCTGATTTGGTTTATAAACACTGTTTTGGTATTGGTGCAGTTAATTTTGAAGACTTTTTACACAATCTTATAGCTTCTCAAGATATAAGTTTGGATTTGGAAACTCTTTTAGAAGAGGGGATAAATGAGATATATCTTTTAAATCAAGTAACATCTTTTGTACAACAACTATTTATGATTAGCTCTTATATTAGAGTTTTTGGAAGTGCAAATGCGAAAGAGATTTTAGGTTTTGTCCCTCCAAAAAATGTTTGGGAAAAGAAAAGTAGATTGGCTATGAACATAAAGCCAGAAAAATTTTCAGAGATAATTGATTATCTTCTTGAAGTAGAATTGGAATTAAAGTCTTCAAAAATCTCAAATCAAAATCTTTATTTACAAGCTTGTCTTAGGAAAATTTCAGTTTTAATTAGATAA
- a CDS encoding glycosyltransferase family 4 protein: MRILHVLAQRPGRTGSGVFLQQLFKAGVEKKHQQAILAGVPVSEQKEDMTGFELNNFYPVLFETKELPFPVVGMSDVMPYKSTKYSDLNEQMFKLYEKEFKKVITQAVEEFKPDVVICNHIWLLSTFIKDLYPNLKVLTLCHGTDLRQLERAHQFVPLLKNKIPKCDYLFALNSAQAEEIKKLYNLPDSKVITSGSGYNPEMFFPIKREKNEKIQIVYVGKICNAKGVPHLIKAMENVKKYENIELNLIGNGTSKESNEIIKSIVTSKANIRYLGLVPQNELESILRYSDILVLPSFFEGLPLVVIEALASGAKVICTDLPGLDAFLGNELKELGAIRYVKMPRLKDIDKPFEEDIKSFEDELSEKIDELSSEILTNKKYNIQRVTELLKDKTWVGLFNRLEKLF; this comes from the coding sequence ATGAGAATTTTACATGTACTGGCACAAAGACCAGGAAGAACAGGAAGTGGTGTTTTCCTTCAACAATTGTTTAAAGCAGGAGTTGAAAAAAAACATCAGCAAGCTATTCTTGCAGGAGTTCCTGTTAGTGAACAAAAAGAAGATATGACAGGGTTTGAATTAAATAATTTTTATCCAGTTTTGTTTGAAACTAAAGAGTTGCCATTCCCTGTTGTTGGAATGAGTGATGTTATGCCTTATAAAAGTACTAAATATAGTGATTTAAATGAGCAGATGTTTAAACTTTATGAGAAAGAGTTTAAAAAAGTCATAACACAAGCTGTTGAAGAGTTTAAACCTGATGTTGTAATCTGCAATCATATTTGGCTATTAAGTACATTTATAAAAGATTTATATCCAAATCTAAAAGTATTAACACTTTGTCATGGAACTGATTTAAGACAGTTAGAAAGAGCTCATCAATTTGTACCTTTATTAAAAAATAAGATTCCTAAATGCGATTATTTGTTTGCTTTAAATTCTGCACAAGCTGAAGAGATTAAAAAATTATATAATCTTCCTGATAGTAAAGTTATAACAAGTGGAAGTGGATATAACCCTGAGATGTTTTTCCCTATAAAAAGGGAAAAAAATGAAAAAATACAAATTGTATATGTGGGAAAAATCTGTAATGCTAAAGGAGTTCCTCATCTTATTAAAGCAATGGAAAATGTAAAAAAATATGAAAACATTGAATTAAACTTGATTGGAAATGGAACATCTAAAGAGAGTAATGAAATAATAAAAAGTATTGTAACATCAAAGGCAAATATCCGTTATTTAGGTTTAGTTCCTCAAAATGAGTTAGAGTCTATTTTAAGGTATAGTGATATTCTTGTTCTTCCCTCATTTTTTGAAGGTTTACCTTTGGTTGTTATTGAAGCTTTAGCTTCAGGAGCAAAAGTTATTTGTACAGATTTACCAGGACTTGATGCTTTCTTAGGTAATGAGTTAAAAGAACTTGGTGCAATAAGATATGTGAAAATGCCTAGGCTAAAAGATATTGATAAGCCTTTTGAAGAGGATATTAAAAGTTTTGAAGATGAGTTAAGTGAAAAAATTGATGAGCTTAGTTCTGAGATTTTAACAAATAAAAAATACAATATTCAAAGGGTAACAGAGTTGCTTAAAGATAAAACATGGGTAGGACTTTTTAATCGTTTGGAAAAACTATTTTAA
- a CDS encoding DUF2721 domain-containing protein yields MDIEISTPALLFPAISLLLLAYTNRFLTTGQLIRALSSQARKDGIREFKGQIANLKKRLELTKWMQFFGVVSILLCTISMFCLFLGFNDVGKKIFGLSLITMCISLAISLWEVYISSNALNLELKDLTDKCN; encoded by the coding sequence ATGGATATTGAGATATCAACACCTGCACTTCTTTTTCCTGCAATTTCACTACTACTTTTGGCATATACAAATAGATTTTTAACAACTGGTCAATTAATCAGAGCCCTTAGTAGTCAAGCTAGAAAAGATGGAATCAGAGAATTCAAAGGTCAAATTGCAAACTTAAAAAAAAGACTTGAACTTACAAAATGGATGCAGTTTTTTGGAGTGGTATCTATACTTTTATGTACTATTTCAATGTTTTGTCTTTTTTTAGGTTTTAATGATGTTGGAAAAAAAATCTTTGGTTTAAGTCTCATTACTATGTGTATATCACTTGCAATTTCTCTTTGGGAAGTATATATCTCGTCAAATGCTCTGAATTTGGAATTAAAAGATTTAACAGATAAATGTAACTAG
- a CDS encoding DsrE family protein, which translates to MQKEAKILWTTDNKETALNMVLLYAHNAKLKGWMEEVSVLVWGTSQKLISQDKEIQEKVKAMIDDGVKVTACLKCAENMQIAEGLEACNIDIYYTGELLSDWIKSGDTIISV; encoded by the coding sequence ATGCAAAAAGAAGCGAAAATTTTATGGACTACAGATAATAAAGAAACAGCTTTAAATATGGTACTTTTATATGCTCACAATGCTAAACTTAAAGGCTGGATGGAAGAAGTTTCTGTTTTAGTTTGGGGAACTAGTCAAAAACTAATTTCTCAAGATAAAGAGATTCAAGAAAAAGTTAAAGCTATGATAGATGATGGTGTAAAAGTTACAGCTTGTCTAAAGTGTGCTGAAAATATGCAGATTGCAGAAGGTTTAGAAGCTTGTAATATTGATATTTATTATACTGGTGAGCTTTTAAGTGATTGGATAAAAAGTGGTGATACAATAATTAGTGTTTAA